The Drechmeria coniospora strain ARSEF 6962 chromosome 02, whole genome shotgun sequence genome has a segment encoding these proteins:
- a CDS encoding 37S ribosomal protein S9 codes for MAALASRLPHLRCQRQLANVQLAQMPRKPTSPRVFLRTISQSSTGTADPTPTTLVEAGQIPYQGITHARTVPATPSYFSREPQFNDLYIRISNLLTRYHHLPTVPPGEAPVVPWTKLDEMRSQMGERIKASHYAKVMQAAKRLNLIEPTLRPGEVKMALQEFSRDINPFLNMPRPITIDKFGRAVGVGKRKESTARAFVVEGTGEVLINGKALHEVFGRVHDRESALWALTATERLDKYNVWALVEGGGTTGQAEALTLAVAKALIAHEPALKTALRKAGCITRDPRTVERKKHGHVKARKMPAWVKR; via the exons ATGGCTGCACTAGCGAGTCGTCTTCCGCATTTGCGGTGCCAGAGGCAGCTCGCGAATGTCCAATTGGCCCAAATGCCTCGGAAGCCGACCAGTCCTCGGGTCTTCCTCCGGACGATATCACAGTCGTCAACGGGCACAGCGGATCCTACGCCAACGACTCTGGTGGAAGCTGGCCAGATTCCCTATCAAGGCATCACACACGCCCGAACGGTACCGGCGACGCCATCTTACTTTTCCCGAGAACCCCAATTCAACGACCTCTACATTCGCATCTCCAACCTGTTGACGAGATACCACCACCTTCCCACAGTCCCCCCAGGCGAGGCACCGGTTGTCCCTTGGACCAAGCTCGATGAGATGCGGTCGCAGATGGGGGAGCGCATCAAGGCGTCCCATTACGCAAAGGTGATGCAGGCAGCCAAACGGCTCAACCTCATCGAGCCGACCCTTCGGCCAGGCGAGGTGAAGATGGCGCTGCAAGAGTTTTCTCGGGACATCAACCCGTTTCTGAACATGCCGAGACCAATCACCATTGATAAATTTGGTCGCGCCGTCGGTGTCGGCAAGAGGAaggagtcgacggcgcgcgcCTTTGTCGTCGAAGGCACCGGCGAGGTGCTCATAAACGGCAAGGCCCTCCACGAAGTCTTTGGGCGGGTGCACGATCGCGAGAGCGCGCTATGGGCCCTGACGGCAACGGAGAGGCTGGACAAGTACAACGTGTGGGCGCTGGTAGAGGGAGGCGGAACGACCGGTCAGGCGGAGGCACTCACCCTCGCCGTGGCCAAGGCGCTGATCGCGCACGAGCCAGCGCTGAAGACGGCTCTGCGGAAGG CCGGGTGCATCACTCGCGATCCGAGAACGGTCGAGAGGAAGAAGCACGGGCACGTCAAGGCCCGCAAGATGCCTGCCTGGGTCAAGCGATAG
- a CDS encoding elongation factor 1-gamma 1 translates to MTFGTLFTCGDNPRSIAIKVVAKANGLDLKVVEADCTKPSAEHLKAHGLGKIPAFLGEDGFAVSECVAVAIYITSQNEKTTLLGKTKQDYASILKWMSFFNSEIVPAMGDWFQPLIGKMPYNKKNVDDASKAVLKAVGVIEKHLVRHTYLVGERITLADLFCAALLNRGFQYFFDKQWRQENPSVTRWYETIVNQPIYTAVAKKLDFLEKPALTNTPPKQAKAEQPKAAAKPAAAKPAATEEEEAPKAKHPCEALPKATFPLDEWKRHFSNNETPDALKWFWEKVPLEEEYSIWRCDYKYNDELTLTFMSNNLIGGFNTRLEGSRKYIFGSASVYGENNNSVIQGAFVIRGQDHEGVFDVAPDWESYKFTKLSPKNAEDRAFLENMWSWEKPVTVDGKEYAHACGKVFK, encoded by the exons ATGACCTTTGGTACTCTCTTCACCTGCGGG GACAACCCTCGCTCCATCGCCATCAAGGTGGTCGCTAAGGCCAACGGCCTTGACCTCAAGGTCGTTGAGGCGGACTGCACCAAGCCCAGCGCCGAGCACCTCAAGGCCCACGGCCTCGGAAAGATCCCTGCtttcctcggcgaggatggcttCGCCGTGTCGGAATGTGTTGCCGTCGCCAtttaca TCACCTCCCAGAATGAGAAGACCACCCTTCTCGGCAAGACCAAGCAGGA CTACGCCTCCATTCTGAAGTGGATGTCTTTCTTCAACTCGGAGATTGTTCCCGCCATGGGCGATTGGTTCCAGCCTCTTATTGGCAAGATGCCGTACAACAAGAAGAACGTGGACGATGCCTCCAAGGCTGTCCTGAAGGCTGTCGGAGTCATTGAGAAGCATCTCGTCCGCCACACCTACCTGGTCGGCGAGCGCATCACCCTCGCCGATCTCTTCTGCGCCGCCCTCCTGAACCGCGGCTTCCAGTACTTCTTCGACAAGCAGTGGCGTCAGGAGAACCCCAGCGTCACCCGCTGGTACGAGACGATTGTCAACCAGCCCATCTACACGGCCGTTGCCAAGAAGCTTGACTTCCTCGAGAAGCCTGCCCTGACCAACACGCCCCCCAagcaggccaaggccgagcagCCCAAGGCGGCTGCCaagcctgccgccgccaagcCCGCCGccacggaggaggaggaggccccCAAGGCCAAGCATCCTTGCGAGGCCCTCCCCAAGGCCACTTTCCCTCTGGATGAGTGGAAGCGTCACTTCTCCAACAACGAAACCCCCGATGCCCTCAAGTGGTTCTGGGAGAAGGTTCCTCTCGAGGAAGAGTACTCCATCTGGCGTTGtgactacaagtacaacgacGAGCTCACGCTGACCTTTATGTCCAACAACCTCATCGGTGGTTTCAACACCCGTCTCGAGGGCTCCCGCAAGTACATCTTCGGCAGCGCTTCCGTCTATGGCGAGAACAACAACTCGGTCATCCAGGGCGCTTTCGTCATCCGGGGCCAGGACCACGAGGGCGTCTTCGACGTTGCCCCCGACTGGGAGAGCTACAAGTTCACCAAGCTGAGCCCCAAGAACGCCGAAGACCGGGCCTTCCTCGAGAACATGTGGTCTTGGGAGAAGCCTGttaccgtcgacggcaaggagtACGCCCACGCCTGCGGAAAGGTCTTCAAGTAA
- a CDS encoding phosphoprotein phosphatase: MNSHKDANDRRKGEDLWKTLVAAAKESRDQKLAQSQLQQRLQQQMDEQIAIPYDLTEAPPPNSSTGPAAALPTRKGRGRKTKTAPVATAAVTPTQGDAGTGQLPTNAVVSLPATSKKAAGNERTAPSLASGGIPNPTPAYLLQSLAPPIAMPAPRRILVILDLNGTLLYRPSRRLPTKFVERPHARRFLAYCLDTFHLAVWSSARPDNVRHMLSQLLTPEQRKRCVVVWGRDRFGLSSEDYNARVQCYKRLTTVWDSAEVQASHPAADRGARWDQSNTVLVDDSPEKGRSEPHNILPIPEFSGVENEGVAVLPQVHDYLNLLCFQEDISRYMRQTPFVLDATHQLPTSPAESIG; the protein is encoded by the exons ATGAATTCACACAAGGACGCAAACGACAGGCGGAAGGGGGAGGATCTCTGGAAGACTCTAGTGGCGGCTGCCAAGGAAAGCCGCGATCAGAAGCTCGCACAAAGCCAACTCCAACAACGACTGCAGCAACAGATGGACGAACAAATCGCGATTCCGTACGATCTGACCGAAGCACCGCCGCCCAATTCGTCCACAGGCCCTGCCGCCGCGTTACCTACTAGAAAGGGAAGAGGACGCAAGACGAAAACGGCTCCGGTGGCGACCGCAGCTGTGACGCCGACACAGGGCGATGCTGGAACGGGCCAGCTCCCTACGAATGCTGTAGTCAG TCTCCCGGCCACTTCGAAGAAAGCAGCGGGAAACGAGCGTACGGCCCCCAGCCTTGCATCTGGAGGCATTCCCAACCCGACTCCCGCCTACCTCCTCCAGTCGCTCGCCCCGCCAATTGCCATGCCCGCCCCGCGACGCATTCTTGTCATACTCGACCTCAACGGCACTCTCCTCTACCGTCCATCCAGACGGCTTCCCACCAAGTTCGTCGAACGACCGCACGCCCGTCGATTTCTAGCCTATTGTCTCGATACCTTTCATCTCGCCGTCTGGTCGTCCGCTCGACCCGACAACGTCCGTCACATGCTGTCACAGCTGCTCACGCCCGAGCAGCGCAAGCGCTGTGTCGTCGTCTGGGGTCGCGACCGCTTCGGCCTCTCCTCGGAAGACTACAATGCCCGCGTTCAGTGCTACAAGCGCCTCACCACCGTCTGGGACAGTGCCGAGGTCCAGGCGTCCCATCCTGCCGCCGATCGTGGTGCTCGTTGGGATCAGTCCAATACcgttctcgtcgacgactctCCCGAGAAGGGTCGCAGCGAGCCGCACAACATCCTCCCCATTCCCGAGTTCTCGGGCGTCGAGAACGAAGGTGTTGCCGTCCTGCCTCAGGTCCACGATTACCTAAACCTGCTCTGTTTTCAGGAAGATATCAGTCGGTACATGCGTCAGACACCCTTCGTCCTGGATGCAACCCACCAATTGCCTACCAGTCCCGCTGAGTCGATCGGATAG